Proteins encoded within one genomic window of Clostridia bacterium:
- a CDS encoding NADP-dependent isocitrate dehydrogenase has product MPEKITMKTPLVEMDGDEMTRIIWQKIKEILLEPYIELKTEYYDLGLPNRDATEDQVTIEAALATKRLGVAVKCATITPNAQRVEEYKLKKMWKSPNGTIRAILDGTVFRTPIVVKHIKPLVKTWRKPITIARHAYGDVYKDVEYRVDKPGKAELVFTAADGDTSRQIIHEFAESGVILGMHNLDSSIRSFARACFNYALDIKQDLWFATKDTISKVYDHSFKDIFQEVFEREFQDKFEAAKLEYFYTLIDDAVARVMRSEGGFIWACKNYDGDVMSDMIAAAFGSLAMMTSVLVSPEGHFEYEAAHGTVTRHYYRHLKGEETSTNSMATIFAWTGALRKRGELDNLPDLVTFAGALEKASIQTIEEGVMTKDLAALAEIDDIKVVNTEGFLKEIAKRLAENLR; this is encoded by the coding sequence ATGCCGGAGAAAATCACGATGAAAACCCCGCTGGTGGAGATGGACGGGGACGAAATGACCAGGATTATCTGGCAAAAAATCAAGGAAATCCTTTTGGAGCCTTACATAGAGCTGAAAACGGAATATTACGATTTAGGGCTGCCCAACCGGGATGCCACCGAGGATCAGGTGACCATTGAGGCGGCCCTGGCCACCAAGAGACTGGGGGTGGCGGTGAAATGCGCCACCATTACCCCCAATGCCCAGCGGGTGGAAGAATACAAGCTGAAAAAGATGTGGAAAAGCCCCAACGGCACCATCCGCGCCATCCTGGACGGGACCGTGTTCCGCACCCCCATTGTGGTGAAGCACATCAAGCCTTTGGTCAAAACCTGGCGGAAACCGATTACCATTGCCCGCCATGCCTACGGTGATGTTTATAAGGATGTGGAGTACCGGGTGGACAAGCCCGGCAAGGCGGAACTGGTGTTTACCGCGGCGGATGGGGACACGTCCCGGCAGATCATACATGAATTTGCGGAAAGCGGTGTCATCCTGGGGATGCATAACCTGGACAGCTCCATCCGGAGCTTTGCCCGGGCGTGTTTTAATTATGCGTTGGATATCAAGCAGGACCTGTGGTTCGCTACCAAGGACACCATTTCCAAAGTGTATGACCATTCCTTTAAGGACATTTTCCAGGAAGTCTTCGAGCGGGAGTTCCAGGACAAATTTGAGGCGGCCAAGCTGGAGTATTTCTACACCCTCATCGACGATGCGGTGGCCCGGGTCATGCGTTCCGAAGGCGGTTTCATCTGGGCCTGCAAGAACTATGACGGGGACGTGATGTCCGACATGATTGCGGCGGCGTTCGGCAGCCTGGCCATGATGACCTCGGTGCTGGTGTCCCCCGAGGGCCATTTTGAATACGAAGCGGCCCACGGCACCGTGACCAGGCACTATTACAGACATCTAAAAGGGGAGGAAACTTCGACCAATTCCATGGCCACCATCTTTGCCTGGACCGGTGCTCTGCGCAAGCGGGGAGAGCTGGACAACCTACCGGATCTGGTAACCTTCGCCGGTGCTTTAGAGAAAGCCTCCATTCAAACCATAGAAGAAGGGGTTATGACGAAAGATTTGGCCGCTTTGGCGGAGATAGACGATATCAAGGTAGTCAATACGGAGGGCTTCTTAAAAGAAATCGCCAAGCGGTTGGCGGAGAACCTCCGATAA
- a CDS encoding TetR/AcrR family transcriptional regulator translates to MQDRRTRIIQAAVKLFKERGFHQVSVRNIIKEADVSNGCFYHYFTAKDELLFAINEFIMDYVLEKAQEVLQPGKTPVEKLHGIISGFMSTFYRYNDAVVVMYQENHYLAPEYYQKMRQKRDLYYRILTDVLAEGVAKKEFRPLEPLPIVAFMIFGMVNWLYIWYDPEGDLSIEELRDRYIDFIFHALLTEEAKQNPSYRSYFLQSPYSA, encoded by the coding sequence ATGCAAGACAGGAGAACCAGGATTATCCAAGCTGCCGTCAAGCTGTTTAAAGAGCGGGGCTTTCACCAGGTTTCCGTGCGCAACATCATTAAGGAGGCCGATGTTTCCAACGGCTGTTTTTATCATTACTTTACTGCCAAGGATGAGCTGTTGTTTGCTATCAATGAATTTATCATGGATTATGTGTTGGAAAAGGCCCAGGAGGTACTCCAGCCCGGCAAGACCCCCGTGGAGAAACTCCACGGCATCATTTCCGGTTTCATGAGTACCTTCTACCGGTATAATGACGCCGTGGTGGTCATGTACCAGGAAAACCACTACCTGGCGCCGGAGTACTACCAGAAGATGCGGCAGAAGCGGGATTTGTATTACCGGATTCTCACGGATGTCCTGGCGGAAGGAGTGGCCAAGAAGGAGTTCCGGCCCCTGGAGCCCCTGCCCATCGTGGCTTTCATGATTTTCGGCATGGTGAACTGGCTGTACATCTGGTATGACCCGGAGGGTGATTTGTCCATTGAGGAGCTGCGGGATCGCTACATAGATTTTATTTTCCACGCCCTTTTGACGGAGGAAGCCAAGCAAAACCCCTCGTACCGGTCATACTTCTTGCAGTCGCCCTATTCCGCCTGA
- a CDS encoding long-chain fatty acid--CoA ligase: MMRVPLNISTMLERAEKLFPHKEVVSRTLTKMHRLTYKEVGERTRRLASALVKLGIEPGDRVATFAWNQHRHLEAYFAVPGIGAVLHMVNIRLSPDHIVYIINHAGNKALFIDEDLLPIIEKIKDRLTTVRHFILMTDQEELPETSGQPLYSYEKLLAQGDPTFPFRKDIDEFSPAGMCFTSATTGNPKGVVYTHRALFLHSLCLGLADTLALSEKDVCMPVVPMFHVNAWGMPYAATWFGTKQVFPGPQFTPKILADLIEQEKVTFTAGVPTIWLGLLQEIEKGGRDMSSLRAVVCGGSAAPVSLIKAYEEKHKIPFIHAYGMTETTPVVTVSRLKRHQENLPQDEKYTFKAKQGLLVPGLEMRVVGANGDVAWDGKEMGELLLRGPWIADGYYNDERSGDTFKDGWLHTGDIATVDQEGFVKLVDRTKDLIKSGGEWISSVDLENALMAHEAVFEAAVVAVPSEKWDERPVACVVLKEEYKGKVSDKDLIEFLRPKFAKWWLPDAIIFMDEIPKSSVGKMLKRALREQIRDKVKVS, from the coding sequence ATGATGAGAGTCCCCCTCAACATCAGCACCATGTTGGAAAGGGCCGAAAAACTCTTTCCCCACAAAGAAGTGGTCTCTCGCACCTTGACCAAAATGCACCGGTTAACTTACAAGGAAGTAGGCGAGAGAACCAGGCGGCTGGCCAGCGCTCTGGTAAAGCTGGGTATTGAGCCCGGGGACCGGGTAGCCACCTTTGCCTGGAACCAGCACCGCCACCTGGAAGCTTATTTTGCCGTGCCTGGTATCGGAGCCGTTTTGCACATGGTTAATATCCGCTTATCACCGGACCATATCGTTTACATCATCAATCACGCGGGCAACAAAGCTCTATTCATTGATGAGGACTTATTGCCTATTATTGAAAAGATTAAAGACCGGCTTACTACCGTGCGGCATTTCATCCTGATGACCGACCAAGAAGAGTTACCGGAAACATCCGGCCAGCCTTTGTACTCTTATGAAAAACTGCTCGCCCAAGGAGACCCCACTTTCCCTTTCAGAAAGGACATCGACGAATTTTCCCCTGCCGGTATGTGTTTCACCTCGGCGACCACAGGAAACCCCAAAGGAGTTGTCTACACTCACCGTGCGCTCTTCCTCCACAGCCTGTGCCTGGGGTTAGCGGATACACTGGCCCTATCGGAAAAAGACGTGTGCATGCCCGTGGTGCCCATGTTCCATGTCAACGCCTGGGGTATGCCCTATGCCGCCACCTGGTTCGGTACCAAGCAAGTTTTCCCGGGGCCGCAGTTTACCCCGAAGATCCTGGCCGATCTGATTGAGCAGGAGAAAGTGACCTTTACCGCCGGTGTACCTACCATCTGGCTGGGCCTGCTGCAGGAGATCGAAAAGGGCGGCCGGGATATGAGCAGTCTGCGGGCCGTGGTCTGCGGCGGTTCCGCTGCGCCGGTGTCCTTGATTAAGGCTTATGAAGAAAAGCATAAGATCCCCTTCATCCATGCCTACGGTATGACGGAAACCACGCCGGTGGTGACGGTTTCTCGCTTAAAGAGGCACCAGGAGAACCTGCCTCAGGATGAGAAGTACACTTTCAAGGCGAAGCAAGGCTTACTGGTGCCCGGGCTGGAAATGCGGGTTGTAGGTGCTAATGGAGACGTAGCTTGGGACGGTAAGGAAATGGGTGAACTCCTCCTGAGAGGCCCGTGGATTGCCGACGGGTACTACAACGACGAGCGGTCCGGCGATACCTTTAAGGACGGTTGGCTCCACACCGGGGACATCGCTACTGTGGACCAAGAAGGCTTTGTCAAACTGGTGGACAGGACCAAAGACCTGATTAAGAGCGGTGGGGAATGGATCTCCTCGGTGGATCTGGAGAATGCCCTCATGGCCCATGAAGCCGTTTTCGAGGCTGCCGTGGTGGCCGTGCCCAGTGAAAAATGGGATGAGAGGCCGGTAGCTTGTGTTGTTTTGAAAGAAGAGTATAAAGGCAAAGTATCGGACAAGGATCTGATTGAGTTCCTAAGACCCAAATTTGCCAAATGGTGGCTCCCGGATGCCATTATCTTCATGGATGAAATTCCCAAGAGCTCCGTAGGTAAAATGCTCAAGCGCGCCCTGCGTGAACAAATCCGCGACAAAGTGAAAGTCAGCTAA
- a CDS encoding epoxyqueuosine reductase, with protein sequence MDLAVPITNRIKELVSQAQGSTPYREPLVGFAAARDPLFHELKEVIGPHHLLPEDLLPGAKTVVAFFIPFGKEVIAAQRRAAGVAREWAVAYVETNRLIGDICREMQEWLGQEGVGAAFQKATHNFDPVSLKAVWSHKSAAVIAGLGRFGHHRQVITGKGCAGRFGSFVIDAGIPPSPRPQDEFCLFKKESQCLYCVKACPAGALTEQGLDKQACYGRLLEVAKTFQDLGLCDVCGKCSLGPCAYYQ encoded by the coding sequence ATGGATTTGGCTGTCCCCATTACAAACCGGATCAAAGAACTGGTATCCCAGGCGCAGGGATCCACCCCCTACCGCGAGCCCCTGGTGGGTTTTGCCGCCGCCCGGGATCCCTTATTCCATGAACTGAAAGAGGTCATCGGCCCCCACCACTTGCTGCCGGAAGACTTGCTGCCGGGAGCAAAAACGGTGGTAGCCTTTTTCATCCCCTTCGGGAAGGAAGTGATCGCCGCCCAGCGCCGGGCGGCAGGAGTAGCCCGGGAATGGGCCGTCGCCTATGTGGAAACCAACCGTTTAATCGGGGACATCTGCCGGGAGATGCAGGAATGGCTCGGGCAGGAAGGCGTCGGAGCCGCTTTCCAGAAAGCCACCCATAACTTCGACCCGGTCAGTTTAAAGGCGGTCTGGTCCCATAAAAGCGCCGCCGTAATTGCCGGGCTGGGACGGTTTGGCCACCACCGGCAGGTCATCACGGGGAAAGGCTGTGCCGGCCGTTTCGGCAGCTTCGTGATAGATGCGGGCATTCCCCCTTCCCCGCGGCCGCAGGACGAATTCTGCCTTTTCAAGAAGGAAAGTCAGTGCTTGTATTGCGTCAAAGCTTGTCCCGCCGGTGCCCTGACGGAGCAGGGTTTGGATAAGCAAGCATGTTACGGGCGGCTTCTGGAAGTCGCGAAAACGTTTCAAGACCTCGGGCTCTGTGATGTATGCGGCAAGTGTTCCCTGGGCCCCTGCGCCTATTACCAGTAG
- the smpB gene encoding SsrA-binding protein SmpB, producing the protein MLSEQHKGCFISAEGNEVTGKGIKVVTENRKARHDYFIEETYEAGIALTGTEVKSLRLGRANLQDSFARVENGEVFLYNMHISPYDQGNRFNHDPKRVRKLLMHKSEIRRLIGKTQEKGLTLVPLKVYFNPRGLAKLELALARGKKLYDKRDAMAERDAKREMAKALREKQKLG; encoded by the coding sequence ATGCTTTCGGAGCAGCACAAGGGTTGTTTTATCTCAGCGGAGGGAAACGAAGTGACCGGCAAGGGAATAAAAGTCGTCACCGAGAACCGGAAAGCAAGACACGATTATTTTATCGAGGAAACCTATGAAGCCGGCATCGCCTTAACGGGCACCGAGGTGAAATCCCTCCGGCTGGGGAGAGCCAACCTGCAGGACAGTTTTGCCAGGGTGGAAAACGGCGAAGTGTTTCTTTACAACATGCATATCAGCCCTTATGATCAGGGCAACCGCTTTAATCATGACCCCAAGAGAGTCAGGAAACTGTTGATGCACAAATCCGAAATTCGCCGTTTGATTGGCAAGACGCAGGAGAAAGGGCTGACCCTGGTGCCTTTGAAAGTCTATTTCAACCCCAGGGGCTTGGCCAAACTGGAACTGGCCTTGGCCCGCGGTAAGAAGCTCTATGATAAGCGAGACGCCATGGCGGAAAGAGACGCCAAGCGGGAAATGGCCAAAGCCCTGCGGGAGAAGCAAAAGCTGGGTTAA
- a CDS encoding ATP-binding protein, with product MEEFDSSSQPSIEERLIREPAGSTFVGRHENVLFLGPPGVGKTHLAVAIAMEAIAQGLSVYFVSLPQLENDLCKAYEENRLDKRMRIYLRPRLFIVDGVGSLPLDPLAANLFFQLVPARYEQGSFILTSNKSFGEWGELLGDPVLATAVLDRLSHHCHVINIRGNSYRLKDKLETGI from the coding sequence TTGGAAGAGTTTGACTCTTCCTCTCAACCCAGTATTGAGGAACGGCTTATCCGGGAACCGGCCGGCTCGACCTTTGTGGGAAGACATGAGAACGTACTGTTTCTCGGACCACCGGGAGTGGGCAAGACGCATCTGGCGGTAGCCATTGCCATGGAGGCTATTGCCCAAGGGTTATCCGTATATTTTGTCTCTCTCCCCCAACTGGAAAACGACTTATGCAAAGCATATGAGGAAAACCGTTTGGACAAGCGGATGAGAATATATCTAAGACCTCGGTTGTTTATCGTGGATGGGGTTGGCTCTCTTCCTCTCGACCCGCTGGCCGCGAATCTGTTTTTCCAGTTGGTTCCGGCTAGGTATGAACAAGGGAGCTTCATCTTGACCAGCAACAAGAGCTTTGGCGAGTGGGGCGAATTGCTGGGCGACCCAGTTCTGGCAACAGCCGTATTGGACAGGCTGTCGCACCACTGTCACGTGATAAACATCCGGGGCAACAGCTACCGATTAAAGGACAAGCTCGAGACCGGAATTTAG
- a CDS encoding sulfite exporter TauE/SafE family protein, which translates to MEYFGLLFVLGMLGGFFSGLLGLGGAILMIPLLLYVPPLFHLAPLDMKTVAAISTLQVFASAASGAIAHRKRRAFSMKVIKTMGLPAAVAGFGGAFLSQYVNPKILLAIFAGISTVATFLMFVPKKVLENDEKELDFNPFLASSLAAIIGFIGGMIGAPGAFIFVPVCVYILNIPLRVTIGSTLGIVLLTSLMSMIGKIASGQMVWLLGVALVLGSVPAAQLGSRVSHRAPVQVLHWMMTCVVALSSLKLWTDVFK; encoded by the coding sequence ATGGAATATTTCGGTTTGTTATTCGTCTTAGGGATGCTGGGAGGATTTTTTTCAGGTTTGCTAGGCCTGGGAGGCGCCATTTTGATGATACCTCTTCTTTTATATGTGCCTCCCTTATTTCACCTGGCTCCACTGGATATGAAAACGGTAGCTGCCATCAGTACTTTACAGGTGTTCGCCAGTGCAGCTTCTGGTGCGATCGCTCATCGCAAAAGAAGAGCTTTCAGCATGAAAGTGATCAAAACCATGGGGTTGCCGGCGGCAGTAGCCGGATTCGGCGGGGCTTTCCTTTCCCAATACGTCAATCCGAAAATACTCTTAGCGATTTTTGCCGGCATTTCCACCGTTGCTACTTTCCTTATGTTTGTGCCCAAAAAAGTACTCGAAAATGATGAAAAGGAACTTGATTTTAATCCCTTTTTGGCTTCTTCGTTAGCTGCTATAATTGGCTTCATAGGAGGTATGATCGGAGCTCCCGGCGCTTTTATTTTTGTACCGGTTTGTGTGTATATTTTAAATATACCGTTGCGGGTGACTATTGGCTCTACCTTGGGCATTGTGTTGTTGACTTCATTGATGAGCATGATCGGCAAAATTGCCAGCGGACAGATGGTTTGGTTGCTGGGAGTGGCGTTAGTCCTCGGCTCCGTACCTGCAGCCCAGTTGGGTTCGAGGGTATCCCATCGGGCTCCCGTTCAGGTACTCCATTGGATGATGACTTGCGTGGTGGCCTTGTCATCCCTCAAATTGTGGACTGATGTATTTAAATAA
- a CDS encoding sodium:solute symporter family protein — translation MNAYGYWMLGIALLYTMLLIGAGMVARKRVSQSEGFFVGGRQFNRWTVAFMITGLFAGSTYISILELTYLKGISAVWYGVAELTHILIIAIVLLGSFREKLLVTISGLIGDTYGRAALGIAGFITAVTFPMWSVATALAFASALHVLTGLSLMASVTVTAVLLLVYLQAGGMWSIAFTQTANSIAFFAMFVVGIIAVLASPGLEGLAHLKLTQPEMFDLDHVGLQMIMAWFGTFWVNVLVAQAAFQMALSCKTPEEGRKGLYIAAGFNAIFIIMAVVIGLSAAAVTPGISRGLVAVPTYLMGTLPPWMVGVFTLGIWAAALGWGAPCQFSGATSLGKDFGKAIYPQVSPETQVKWTKISLVILTVLMVVYGFLRAENAAWWNVFAWTARNGATFAPVLAALAWPVATRKGVLAAMVLGFTSGLVWNSLGNWSAENFYLNTHPVWVGMIFNIASLVVFSLVGRIGNLKFSTNVSGTKRLIGFGSALMAIALLFLIALDYAWLFDKGLLGMFLFILVFLVWIVLISFVQLAEGSCISTAKEMDMDTGSIGK, via the coding sequence ATGAATGCCTATGGATATTGGATGTTAGGCATTGCCCTTCTTTATACTATGCTCTTAATTGGCGCTGGGATGGTTGCTAGGAAAAGAGTCTCCCAGAGTGAAGGTTTTTTTGTTGGAGGAAGACAGTTCAACCGCTGGACCGTGGCGTTCATGATCACCGGTTTGTTTGCCGGATCTACTTATATTTCCATCTTGGAACTCACTTATCTCAAAGGAATATCGGCTGTCTGGTATGGAGTGGCAGAATTGACCCATATCTTAATCATCGCCATTGTGCTGCTAGGCTCTTTTAGGGAAAAGCTGCTCGTGACTATTTCCGGTTTAATAGGGGATACATACGGCCGGGCGGCTCTAGGCATCGCTGGTTTCATCACTGCGGTTACTTTTCCTATGTGGTCAGTGGCTACAGCTTTGGCCTTTGCCTCTGCTCTGCATGTACTGACGGGCTTGTCTTTAATGGCTTCGGTGACGGTAACGGCAGTGTTGCTTTTGGTCTATTTACAAGCAGGAGGCATGTGGTCGATTGCGTTTACCCAGACAGCCAATTCTATTGCTTTTTTCGCCATGTTTGTTGTGGGCATTATTGCCGTTCTTGCCAGCCCCGGTCTTGAGGGGCTGGCCCATTTGAAGCTGACGCAGCCGGAAATGTTTGACCTGGACCATGTAGGTTTGCAGATGATCATGGCTTGGTTTGGTACGTTCTGGGTAAATGTGCTGGTTGCTCAAGCAGCTTTCCAGATGGCTCTGTCTTGTAAAACCCCGGAAGAAGGGAGGAAAGGGCTATATATTGCGGCAGGCTTTAATGCGATTTTCATTATTATGGCTGTAGTTATTGGTCTGTCGGCGGCTGCAGTTACTCCAGGTATCAGTAGGGGTCTGGTAGCGGTACCCACGTATTTGATGGGAACATTGCCTCCTTGGATGGTAGGCGTATTCACCCTGGGGATTTGGGCGGCGGCTTTAGGCTGGGGTGCACCTTGCCAGTTTTCCGGCGCTACTTCTCTGGGCAAGGATTTTGGCAAAGCCATTTATCCCCAGGTCAGTCCTGAAACCCAAGTTAAGTGGACCAAAATATCCCTGGTGATTTTAACTGTTCTCATGGTGGTTTACGGGTTCTTGCGGGCGGAAAACGCAGCTTGGTGGAATGTTTTTGCCTGGACAGCTCGTAACGGAGCCACTTTTGCACCTGTATTAGCTGCCCTGGCCTGGCCGGTGGCCACCCGCAAGGGGGTTTTAGCAGCCATGGTACTTGGATTTACCAGCGGCTTAGTGTGGAACAGCCTAGGCAACTGGTCAGCAGAAAACTTCTACCTTAATACTCACCCTGTCTGGGTAGGAATGATTTTTAATATTGCAAGTCTAGTGGTATTTAGCCTGGTGGGCCGCATCGGCAATCTCAAATTTAGCACTAATGTATCGGGTACGAAACGGCTCATCGGTTTTGGGAGTGCATTGATGGCGATAGCCTTACTCTTTTTGATAGCACTAGATTACGCCTGGCTGTTTGACAAAGGGTTATTAGGCATGTTCCTGTTCATACTGGTATTCCTGGTTTGGATAGTTTTGATCAGTTTTGTCCAGCTGGCGGAGGGAAGCTGTATATCGACAGCCAAAGAAATGGATATGGACACCGGCAGCATCGGTAAATAA
- a CDS encoding dihydropteroate synthase, which produces MVYTEIRSKNKVLTIGHDLPVAIIGERINPTGKKKLGEALLAGDFELVKREAINQVKYGADALDINVGVAGADEVSLLPKVVKLVAETVDVPLCIDSSHPRALAAALEVYEGKALVNSVTGEEKSLVSILPVVKEHGAAVVGLVMDEDGIAPNPDKRLAIASKIVERAEQMGIERSDVIIDCVTMTVSSDPQAALVTLKTIEKVVAELGTNIILGVSNVSFGLPDRPSITRTMLAMAIKAGLTCVIMDPTAEGMRRTVKGADLLLGKDQWGLNYLNDYREYSELHSGNAS; this is translated from the coding sequence TTGGTCTACACAGAAATTCGGAGTAAGAACAAAGTACTTACCATTGGCCATGATTTGCCGGTGGCAATTATCGGAGAACGCATTAACCCTACTGGTAAGAAAAAACTCGGCGAAGCTTTACTGGCTGGCGATTTTGAACTGGTTAAACGAGAAGCCATTAACCAGGTAAAATATGGTGCTGATGCTTTGGATATAAACGTAGGGGTAGCCGGTGCCGATGAAGTTTCGTTATTGCCGAAGGTAGTCAAACTAGTTGCAGAGACTGTCGATGTACCGTTATGTATCGATTCTAGCCATCCACGTGCTCTGGCCGCAGCTTTAGAAGTTTACGAAGGAAAAGCGTTGGTGAACTCAGTAACAGGGGAAGAAAAATCCCTGGTATCCATCCTGCCGGTGGTAAAGGAGCACGGAGCGGCAGTAGTGGGATTAGTCATGGATGAAGACGGGATTGCTCCTAACCCTGACAAAAGATTGGCGATTGCCTCCAAAATAGTTGAACGGGCTGAACAAATGGGAATCGAACGCTCTGATGTGATTATTGATTGTGTAACTATGACAGTCAGTTCAGATCCACAAGCAGCTCTGGTGACACTGAAAACCATTGAAAAAGTGGTTGCTGAGCTGGGTACGAACATTATTTTGGGAGTGAGCAATGTCTCTTTCGGTTTACCAGACAGGCCCAGTATCACCCGAACCATGCTGGCCATGGCCATCAAGGCCGGGTTAACGTGTGTTATTATGGATCCGACCGCGGAAGGCATGCGGCGGACGGTGAAAGGGGCAGATTTGCTGTTGGGTAAGGACCAGTGGGGGCTAAACTATTTAAATGACTACCGTGAATATTCTGAGCTACATTCGGGCAATGCATCCTGA
- a CDS encoding cobalamin-binding protein — MQLLENIKNAVLAYKPAEVRKLCQQALDEGIEPDRILNEGLIEGMNVIGVKFKNNEIFIPEVLIAAKATHEGLDVLRPILSQRQTETKGKVVIGTVKDDLHDIGKNLVVMMLEGAGFEVVDLGVNVSPESFVAAIEKHQPQIVGMSSLITSTLHWVEETIKAIQNAGLRDSVKIMVGGAPVTEDWAKQIGADAFGRDATAAVEAARQLLGVA, encoded by the coding sequence ATGCAATTGCTCGAGAACATCAAAAATGCGGTGCTCGCTTACAAACCGGCAGAGGTAAGAAAGCTTTGTCAACAAGCTTTAGATGAAGGAATAGAACCAGACCGCATTCTGAATGAGGGATTAATTGAGGGAATGAATGTCATTGGAGTGAAATTTAAGAATAATGAGATTTTTATCCCAGAGGTCCTGATCGCTGCAAAGGCCACCCACGAAGGATTGGACGTACTGCGGCCCATTTTAAGCCAGCGGCAGACAGAAACCAAAGGGAAAGTAGTGATAGGCACTGTTAAAGATGATCTCCATGATATTGGCAAGAACTTGGTGGTTATGATGCTGGAGGGAGCTGGATTTGAGGTAGTGGATTTGGGAGTGAATGTCTCTCCTGAGAGTTTTGTGGCTGCTATTGAGAAGCATCAACCCCAAATTGTAGGTATGTCCAGTTTAATTACTTCTACTCTTCACTGGGTGGAAGAGACTATCAAAGCAATCCAGAATGCGGGTTTGAGGGATTCTGTCAAAATTATGGTGGGCGGCGCCCCGGTTACCGAGGATTGGGCTAAACAAATTGGTGCAGATGCCTTCGGTAGGGATGCGACCGCTGCTGTAGAGGCGGCGCGTCAATTATTAGGAGTTGCTTAA